The Pseudomonas sp. IAC-BECa141 genome contains the following window.
CCGCCGTGGCCCGCGCCAAGGCTGCACTGGATTCCCTCGACGTCGCCGAAGGCCTCGCCGAACTCGAAGGCTCCGCCGCCCGTGTCGCCGTTGACGAAAAGCGCATGATCAACTGCCGCGCCGACCTCAACCAGCTCGTGCCATTCAAGTACGACTGGGCCTGGCAGAAATACCTGGACGGCTGCGCAAACCACTGGATGCCGCAAGAAGTCAACATGACCGCCGACATCGCCCTCTGGAAAAACCCGGAAGGCCTGACCGACGACGAGCGCCGCATCGTGATGCGCAACCTCGGCTTCTTCTCCACCGCCGACTCCCTGGTGGCCAACAACCTGGCCCTGGCCGTGTACCGCCTGATCACCAACCCGGAATGCCGCCAGTACATCCTGCGCCAGGCCTTCGAAGAGGCGATCCACACCCACGCCTACCAGTACTGCATCGAATCGCTGGGCATGGATGAAGGCGAGATCTTCAACATGTACCACGAGATCCCGTCGGTCGCGAAAAAAGCCGCCTGGGGCCTGAAATACACCCGCGCCATCTCCGACCCGGAATTCAACACCGGCACCGTCGAGACCGACAAAGAACTGCTGCGCAACCTGATCGCCTACTACTGCGTCCTGGAAGGCATCTTCTTCTACTGCGGCTTCACCCAGATCCTCTCCATGGGCCGCCGCAACAAAATGACCGGCGTCGCCGAGCAGTTCCAGTACATCCTGCGCGACGAATCCATGCACCTGAACTTCGGCATCGACGTGATCAACCAGATCAAAATCGAAAACCCGCACCTGTGGGATGCCGAAATGAAGGAAGAAGCCTCGCAGATGATTCTGCAAGGCACTCAGCTGGAAATCGAATACGCGCGTGACACTATGCCTCGCGGCGTACTGGGCATGAACGCAGCGATGATGGAGGACTACCTGAAGTTCATCGCTAACCGTCGCTTGTCGCAGATCGGTTTGAAGGAAGAGTACCCAGGGACTACCAACCCGTTCCCTTGGATGAGCGAGATTATGGACTTGAAGAAAGAGAAGAATTTCTTTGAGACTCGGGTTATTGAGTATCAGACTGGTGGGGCGTTGAGCTGGGATTGATTGATATCTTTATCCGATAACGAAACCCTAATAAAAGGGCTGCCATTAGGCAGCCCTTTTATTTTAGCGATTAATTTGATTCTAAATTTCGCTGCGCTCTTTCAGCACATCGCAACATTACACTATCAATTACAGTGTCCGGAAGCACTTCAAAAAGCACTCCTCCCGCGTCACGATTCACTTCAACCATAAATTTCTGAAACGCACGCCCAGTGGATGTAATCCACTGATTACTGCGTATTGCTCGCATCAAAGCTCTAATAATCGGTACTCTCGCAGCAGTATTTGGGCGCTCCACGAGGGCCATTCGAACATCTGCGTTTTTAAGGATAAGCTTGAGGGCACCTTCTGGATCTTCGGGATCGGCGATATTTGCAATATGCATATTCCACCATAACCTAGAAACCGCATTATCATCACGAACACCAGTGCGTCCTTTAGCAAAGAAATGTTTGAGAATATGATCTACTTGTTCTTCATCACTTCCCTTTAGAGGCCAACGCTCGCGAGCGTACTTTAGACACTCAAGATGTGCAAAGCGCACCCAAACTCTCTCCTCCATTGCTAAAGCCGGGGTCATTCCTTGGAGTGATTTATATACAGTGATAGAGCTTTCAAAATCAGACGAAGCTCCTTGGCCACCGCTCAAACTTGAAAGCCTGTCAGAATCAACAAACACCGAATCACTACTAATAGACCAACCATTACTAGAGGAAATATCAGAAAAACTTTCTGAACGATATAGTTCTAAATTCTTCACAACAGCGGACCTGAGCTCATACAAACTCGACTCAGATAAGTACTTAAGTTTTTCTGAGGCCATGTCATTACTCCTTGATTACTTTATCCAACTTAAGCGCTGGAAATTCAAGAAGCTTCTGAGCGCCTTCCAGTATTGAAACGCCCGATTCAAGAGCAACACCCTTAGCTCTGCATTTTTCCGTAAATGGGACAAACCATCGCCACGTATCATATGAGTGATCCCCCTGCAACCGATCGAGAACCTCCATAACCGCAGGTAAATAAATAGAATTTAAAACAACCGCCATTTCTCGCTGACGCAGGAGCTCAATAACAGAAAAAGTACTAGGAGAAACTAGTATAGAAATTCTGTCCCCTTCTAGATCCACACAAACCTCCCCCTCCCCAACTTCAGAAGAGTTATTTAATTCGAAGATACTTTCGATAGAGGCAAGCTTCGCCTGACCGACACTAATTTCAGACTCCGCTCCAATTGCTATAACATCCCCCAACCCCATGAAAAGCGGAGCTAAAAACTCCGAATGAAGCCCTTCCGGACTCCAGCCCTTCAACTCAGATGATAACCAGACTATTGGGCGCAAAGAAACCTTGTTAAGTAAACTCCCTGGAGCAAAATCAATATTACCGTCAGGATAAGAAAGTGTTCGAAGTTCGTTATAAAATGTATCACTACACTTTACAAGACAGCCTACTACTGCCTGACCGCTCGCCACCAAATGCGCTAAATCAAGATGAGTCAACACAATATTATGACGAAGAAAAAGAGCTCCCGTCTTCAAATTTTCAGAAACATCAAAATCAACAGAAAATGCGCCATTTAGGAAATCTCCCGTAAATGGGCTTAAAACAGGATGAGGGAACTTAGTAACGTCTGACAGTCTCATTCAGGGACCTCCATGCGTTCAGCATACGATGCCAGCACTTCTATTGGTCCCTCATAAGGCTCATCGAACGAAACCAAGATAGAATAGCGTTCACCATTAGAAACATCTACCATCACTCCCGCACCACTAACAACACCGACATCCACCGAATTTACAACAAGATTCACTGGCGAATTCAAACCAACAGCCTTTATGGCTAACTTAACTTTCCCGCTAACATCAGCACTAAAAAAATCCTACGTGAAATTCCTTTCTGCTTAGAATCCTCTATACGATTTCTAACATCCTTTAAGTCGATAAAAGCGTCACGTCCAAAACTTCCTTTTTCGCCCTCACCTCGCTCCTTTCCCTCCCCCTCTGTTGAGTTCTACCTCTACCTCCGCCCCCTCTCTGATGCCAACCTCCCGCATCACCGTGACCACCTAACTTTTCTTTATTTTCTTTACGCTTAGCTGAATATCTATAATTTTCCGGATCGTTTTCTCCGCTAGAGCTTGATGATTCGCCGCTCCGACTTTCGCCAGTAAAAAACTCTCCCAGCTCGTCAAGAATTACCGAAGATTGAGACTGAATTCCTGTAACGTCCTTTATAGTTTGGCGTAGTAAGTCACCTAGCTTCCGCAATGCCTTAACTGCAACGCCACGCTTAGCGCCATCATTAATTCGCTCAGCTGAAAATGCATCATGGGCAGGATTCTCGAGACTTTTCAAGAGTTTGCTGGCCGCATCATCTATGGGCTCAACTACTGCTACAAAGTCCCTAGAATTCTGAAACCTGGCTAGAGGCCGATCAAAGTAACGTAAATTATCTGTTATCAACATTCCGTTACGGACAAACCCAATTCGTCTCGGCAGTCCTTTATCGACCAGAATTCTGACGCGCATTTTCCCTAGATCTGGAACATCAAGAATGGTAATCGATGCATTCGCCGAAACCATGCATCTATAAAGTTCCCGTGCAAACTCCAAACCAGATCGGGCACCCGACTCCTCAGCAGCCTTAAGTACACTTACATCTGAAAGCATATTTTCAATAGTATTTGAGTTGATATTGATTCTTCCAGAATCAACCTCGAACACCATTGTCTTATCATGAACAGCTGCGAAAAAATTAGTTAGAAGCGAGGAGGCCATCCTTTCAGCCCAATCATCAGCATATCGGAACCCCAAGCTAAATATTGATGTCCCACGACTATCTCTCTGCATCCACTCTGGCACAGAATATTTTTCTGTTACAGCCTGAAATGACCTCCACCCCCAGTACCCTGTTGCCTTATATTGATTACCCTTAAAATCACAGTGAGAAATAAGCTTGACCTTACCTTGAGCGGCAAACTTTAGACTTTCGTCTTGCTCACACTGATAAATAGTCGAATAGAACACTGCTTGTAAATCTGATACGGCAAAGGAGGCATTCTTTCCGATTCCAAAAGAGCCTCCCGAGGTTTCGCTGTCCTTTATACTAACGCCAGAGCCCTTCAGCAAAGCATTAAATGGGGAATTCCGGGTACTTGGAGGCCCCAACAACCCCTTAGTATTAAAGTCAGCTATCCTCAGTATAGTCAGATTTGGTTTTTTAATCGTAAGCCTTGCATTATCAAAAAAATCTCGTTCCTTCTCACTGGATACTTGTTCAAAACAGCTATCAATGACACTCGACAGATAATCAATGGACGGAATTTCTTTCGCCGGAATGCTAAGAACATCGAAAGTTATTCTAACGGGCTTATCGTTATTAAGATTAGCATCTCTTGAGTTCTGACCAGCCTCACGCGCGCAACTACCATATGGTGCGTCGCGAAAGGTTTCTATTCCGGCATCACCAAGCCCCTCCTGTTCATCACCCGCATTTGGTAAAAACTCAAAAGCCGGCTTTGTCATATTTCTTCCTCCTGAAAAAATCAAACTCAAACGAAAAAAAAAAAAAAAAAAAATTTATAGATAAACAAATACCAAAACCATTAAATACCAAAACCAGCTCTAATCCAGCTTTGATCGCGGCGGCAAAGCTGGCCACTCAAAAAATCCATCTTCCGCCCTTATAAACTCTAACAACTCACCAAACTTGGAAATTGAATGTTTAAGACCACACTCCCAGATAACTAACACCCTCCACCCACTTCCTAACAATTCAGAAACATGCGATACATCTCGCAATGCGTTCCCCTCCAACTTAGTTCGCCAGAAGTCCTCTCGCGAGGCAGGAATAGTGGAGTAAAAACACCCAGCATGGAGATGCCAAAAGCACCCATGCACAAATATGACCAATCGGTACTTCGGGAGAACAATATCTGGTTTTCCTGGCAGATCTTTGCGATGCAACCTAAAACGAAAACCAGATTTATGAAGAAAACGTCTAACGACCAACTCTGGTTTAGTATGCTTGCCTTTTATACTCGACATCATTCGAGAGCGAGTAGCAACACTGACCAAGTCATTCAAGTCTTCTCACCTCACTACAGATCTGTAAGCAATACCCTTTCACTTATTTCATAGAGACTATCAATGCCTTTCCACCCAACTCTAAATTGATTTCGCTTCTTGGGCTTCCATTCACCATCGACAAGCTTCATATTTATACCCGGATCGTGATAAACCTTATTCTCATACATCGCATGGAGAAAAAGTTTTAAGTCGGCACCACTACATAGTAGAATTTCTGGCCCGAACCTATAATAGTTCACATCTTTTGCAACGACCTTATACGAAACATATGCGGTCTGCGCATGCTTCCTAGACCAATGCGTGAGGATTTTGTTAAACGTCCACCCTAAGGCTACGTCTCCTTGCAGGTTTCGCATAATTAACCCTCCATCAGGGTCAACTACTTCATTTTTTTCCGGATCATATCCCTCCATCCGAAATGTTAGACCACTGCGCTCATTTAGGACGCCTATGAGATGCCTTCCAGTAAAGTCACGTCGTGATTCAGTACAACTCCCATATTCTTTTAAAAACTTCCCTAAATCCGCTTTATAAGTTCCCGAGTCAGGTTCTGGGGTCATCAAGGTTACTGCACCGGAGCGGTGTGACTTCAGTTCCCAATCGTGAAAATCAGGTTCTGATCTTCCATTTGGAACTATTCCAAACATTCTTTCGAGAGTATAACCTGCGCCATTTTTCGCATGATATTCAATCACCTCCCCCGCTGGACTTAAACGCCCAGACCGGACAAAACCACCTCGATAGATTTCCGATAATTTTTCTAAAAGAAGTATGCGCCCTTCCTGTATAGGCTGTTCCAGTTCATAAAAAACTGAAGCAACCCTTGATATTTTCCCGCATTCAATCCTCGCATTAGCATCACGGGCAAGTTTGCCGTCCCAAACTCCGGAATAGGCGAGGATAGTATTATCTGCACATATGCCGAAGACAAGGCACCGTTGTGATTGCCCGCGCAAGGCCCTTTGTTCGGGCGTTGGTGGTTGCATAAGCTTGGAAGGTGCGAGAGCAGAACCGCGAAGAAACCCAGACAGTCTGACCTCTGGATAGCGAGGATAGAAAATTAATTGTGCGCCGGGAGCGGGTGAAGGAGGGGCGTCAGACTCGATATCAATCCAGCTAAGCTTCAAGGAAGCTTTATACATCACCCCTTATCCTTAGTAGTTTCCCCCACAAGATCTCCATGGGGTATCAACCGCAAAACATCAAAATCACTTCCGAAGTAAATTTGCTGTTTCGAATTGTCGTTGTTTGCCAACAACTTAAAGACAACGCGCCTTGCTCCGAGGCGACGCATCACCCTTGACACATATTCCAAAGGTGACTCATTAGCTCCTGACACGACAGCTCCTGGATTTAGCCTACATCGAAGCGGCATGGCCGCTCCGTTCTCTAGTAGTAGCTAAATAACACCAGGGTAGTGCTAATTGGCAAGAGCAATTTCTAATTGTGGTTGTTCTGCATCAGAAATTTTGGCTTTTGCCGCCAGGATTCGGTCCTTCATCAGCGTCGCAACAGCCTCGAACACGGGGACCGCAACCGAGTTCCCAAACTGTCGATACGCTTGGGTATCGGACACAGGAATCACAAATTTGCTTTCCCCAGGCTTATCGAAACCCATCAGGCGCGAGCACTCATGCGGTGTCAGTCGGCGCGGGCGATTGAGCTGATTCAACTCACTGTTGAAGTCCAAGGTGTCCACGAACCCACGATCAACCAGGATTTCCGAACCATCCTTGTGATATCTCGCCGAAAGCGTACGAGCAACGTCGTTTGGACGAGTCAGACCAAAGCCAAAACCATTGCCTTTTTCGCGATGTTTCTCGGCATATCGGTAGAGGTAATCCCAGAGCTTCGGAGTAAGGATGTATTTTTCGTCCACGTCTTTATCAAGCAGATCACCGAAGCTAGGTCGGTGCTTCGGTATGAGCTTGCTGATGTCGCTCAGAGTGAATCCCTGGTGAACATTCAAGTCACGACGGAAACCGACCAGCACAATTCGCTCACGATGCTGAGGGACAAAGTGCTTGGCATCGATGACCTTCGGGTCTGAGCCTTTCGGTGCATTCACGTCTGCAACCTCATAACCCAGCTCATCCAACGCTTCGCAAATGATCCGGAACGTATTGCCCTTGTCATGGCTTTTCAGGTTTTTGACGTTCTCAAGCAAGAATGCAGCAGGGCGTTTCGCGGCAATAATCCGCGCCACGTCAAAGAAAAGGGTGCCCTGGGTCTCACACTCGAAACCGTGCTTGCGCCCCAGTGAGTTCTTCTTGGAAACACCGGCAAGCGAAAACGGCTGACATGGGAAACCTGCCAACAGAACGTCGTGATCAGGAATTTCGCGATCAATATTCTTGTACGCTTCTTCGTCGCTGATTTCAGGCTTGTCCGAAAGCGTGACCGAACGGATGTCGAGATTGAACCGGTGACGAGCCGGATCACAGAAGTGGTTAGCCTTGTAAGTCTTGACCGCGTACTTGTTCCATTCGGACGTGAACAGGCACTCGCCGCCGATGGCTTCAAACCCTTTTCTGATACCGCCGATACCGGCAAAGAGATCGATAAAGGTAAATGAAGGTTTATGGTTCAAACGCTTGGGCAGCAGATCCTTGAGGCGGGTGAACTCAATGTGGGAGAGCTTCGGCGAAGCCTTGCCCTTGATCCATCGATTGATGGTTTCACGGCACCAGTGACTCGGGCTCACATCGTTGAGAATTTCGGCCAACTGCCCTTGGTCGTAGATCTCCAGCAGCTTGTGCAGTAACGCAAGGTCGGTAACAGGATGGGTATCAGGCTCATAAGAATCCGAGGTCGTTTCGCTCAAGGATTCAAAAGATGCTGTTTCAAAAAGATTCATGAGCCGGAAATTCCTCTGGGTCAAAGCTGTGACGAATGGTCACCATTCTAGCCCTGAAAACTTCAAAGTAAATGAAATTTCCCGTAATCCGTGAGATCAGTCATGGCGACAGGGGCTGGGAGAATTGGAAGAACAGTGACGACCAAATACTGGATATAAACACAGCATAATTTACTCTACGCCATTGTCCAGATTTCGTTTTGCCTCACGATCGGTAGGAAAAGTCGCTGGTTGACGACCATCCCTGATCCCCCTACCCTCAGCTCCGAGCCTAAGAAACTCTACAAACCAGAGCGGTCCTCCGCACCCGGCAGTCATGCGGCTTTTTTCGTCTGCGGTTTCTCTACGCCTGCGAAAAGTCCCGTTATGTCGGGAGTGGGCGAATACAAGACCCGAAAGGGGAATATGTCCGGCCCGTCTCTGGTGGGTTTCTTAGCTCCCGACACCCTAACGAATGCCCTAAGAAAGCAGCCAGAGGTAAATGGAAATGCCTGACTACTCAGCCTTCATGACGAAGGCGAATCGCCGTACCCGCCGTTTGAATCCCGTGCTCCCGACTCGGGAGGCACGCCATGTCTGAACCACTGCTTCCGACTCGTTTTACCCGTAACAAAACCCACCTGCATGCCCTTCTGGTGGAGAACCAGGCCTGGTTCTGCGTCCATGAACTCGGGCGTCTGATGGGCAAATATCTGGATGAGCGACAGCTGCGCAAACTCGACGCCGATCAGCGGCAGATGATGTGCGTGGAGACCTACGGCGAGCCCGGAGAACATCTGATGGTGAGCGAGTCAGGTGTGTATGCGTTGCTGATCTATCACTACTGCCCCGAATATCGGCAGCTTCGCGAGTGGGTGACGCATCAGGTTGTGCCCGCGCTGCGAGATGCCCGTCCGACGCGCTCGGTTGAGCGTCCGATACTGAGTGTTTTGAGCTGGCCGAAGATGTCGTTGAGCACGCTGCACTGGCAGGACGAGCCGTGGATTCGTTTGCGGGATATGCCGTGTTTGCTGGCGGAGGATCCGTTCAATCGGCAGGAATCCTGGTGGCGTAAAGCTTCACGAATGCTGCGTAGTTACTGACATCAAAAAACCGCTGCTTGAGTTTTCAAGCAGCGGTTTTTTATGAGCCGGTGTCTGGGAAAGCCAATCCTCGACAGACTGGTTCTGCATCATTCTGAAAACAATCAGTGCAACCCACCCCACCACCCGCTATTAATACCCCTCCCCCACTCAAGGACCCGAGCCCCACCATGAAATTCGACCTCGCCTACTGCCTCAGCCTCGACGACAAGTTGTCGATCTATGACGTTCGCGATCTCAATTTCGATGAGACGGTGGCGTTCGATTCTGCGAAAGAACACTTCCAGTGCCCCAACGACGCCTGTCGTGCGGCGTTCGATGCGTCCAACGAGTTGGGCACGTTCAACGCCAAGAACGTCAATTACGTGCGCACGCCGCACTTCAAGAATCTGCCCGGTACGCAGCATGTGGCGGGTTGTCCGTATGTGAGTTTGAAGACGTCGGCGTCGGGGGGTGAGGCGGCGGATGGGGAAGCGGATGACGGGCGGGAGGAGCATTTTCCGTCGGAGTTGTTGCTAACGCGCCGTGAGTATGTGCGCAAGCCTGCCGCGCCTGCGGGGCGGCGGATGTGTTGCGGGATGATCCGGTGCGGGTGGCGACTTCCCCCTCAAAAGAGTCGCCGAGTCGTGAGACGGCGCCGGACAAGACCAGTGTCTTCGCTCACCCCGTGGAGTGTTTTGTGTCGAACTTCGCGGACAAGGATTTGCTCAAGCGCATGCCGTTGAAGATTGGCGAGCATACGGCGCCGTACAGTTCGTTCTTCAAGAAGATCGAGTATTTGATGGATAACAAGGGGCTGATTTACTGGGGCCGGATCAAGAAGATCGAGGACTTCCACAGCGCCAGTTTCCGGATCGATTTCGAGGACAAGGTCTGGTTCAAGAAGCCGGATGACAGCAAGAAGAAGCCTTATCCGGTCAGTGTCTATCTGAACAAAAAGCTGATCGACAACTACCGCAAGCGCAAGGCGTTTCTGGAAGAGATCAAGCACGCGATCGACAGTGATAAGGAGTTGTTCTGCTTCTTCTATGGTGTGACGCCGGAGTTGAAGCAGGTGCCGGGCAAGAAGAACCCCGAAAAGCCTTTCGAGGTCTTCAATGCCAATATCGAGAACCTGGATCACTTCATCATTCGTGAAGCACCGGGGCTGGCGTGATGGTCAGCCCTGGGGCAGTTGCAGTTTGACGGCGCCGGGGTTTGATCAGGGAGTACAGCCAGACGTATGACCTGAGCGGGCGCGACGGTTCGCTGATCGATTTGTTGCTGCATGAATTGCTACGCAGTGCGCCGTTGCCGCTGCATATCCCGCTGCCGCCTGACGGAAGACTGCTCGAACTTTGTCAGACCTTTCTGCATCAGCCGAATGCCCACCAATCACCCCAGCAATGGGCCGATCAGCTGCACGTAAGCTTACGCACCTTCAACAGACTGTTTCGTCAGCAGACCGGCCTGAGTTTCAGCCAATGGCGCCAGCGCGCCTGCGTGGTATTGGCGCTGGCACGGCTGGCGGCCGGTGAAGCGGTGACGCGAATTGCCCTGGATTTCGGTTATGACAGCCCGGCGGCGTTCTCGACGATGTTCCGCCGGATCCTCGGGCAGGCACCGTCCGTCTGGTTGGAGGCGGCGAACTAGGGCAAATCAAAAAATGCGTTTGATCCCGGCCGAAAACAACTGTACAAAAACACAGTACATTTTCCATCAGCACTCTCGAGCCCGGAGCACACCATGGCCTCTTCTGCGATGAACCTCATCCTCGAACGTATCGCCCTTTTCCAGTTCACCCCGACCCATTGCGCCCAGGCCCGAGAGATATTGGGCTGGAGCGTGGAACAACTGTCGCGGGAAGCCGGGGTTTCGGTTGACGACATTCAGCGGTTCGAAGCGCAGCAGGACGTTGCGGATGCGGCGCGGCTGGCGTTGACGTATCGGTTCGAGGCGCAGGGGCTGGTGTTCTTTCCGGGGTTTGCGCCGGGGCGTTCGACAAGCATCAAAGGGACCACGGCCGAGTCGGTGGAACGTGGGAATTATGCGATGGCAGACTGAAGACTCAGGACTTGATCAAAATGGAAGAAAGCACAGGTAACGTTTATCAAGACCTAGGCGTTGGTGATGCATACGAGATGCAGACCAAGGCAGAAGCGGTGATGAAGTTGGCTGCACTGATGGAAACTGCGCAGATGAGCGGAATTGAAGCGGCGGAGAAACTTGAGATATCGCTGGAGAAACTAGAGGGCATGCTCCGAGGACGATTCCGCGATATACCATCCGCCACAATTTCAAAGTACCTGAATCAGATTTCGGTAAAAGAAGCCTGAAAGAGCGGTTCGCTCCGATGGGGAGCGAGCCCGAGAAACTCGTCAGGCCCCTTGAACCACCGCCTCACTCTCCCCTTCAACCTCCAACCACCACGC
Protein-coding sequences here:
- a CDS encoding ribonucleotide-diphosphate reductase subunit beta, encoding MLSWDEFDKEDSEEAVVKGANAGHASEANMDRLDSAGGAAALEARAVTAEDSAAVARAKAALDSLDVAEGLAELEGSAARVAVDEKRMINCRADLNQLVPFKYDWAWQKYLDGCANHWMPQEVNMTADIALWKNPEGLTDDERRIVMRNLGFFSTADSLVANNLALAVYRLITNPECRQYILRQAFEEAIHTHAYQYCIESLGMDEGEIFNMYHEIPSVAKKAAWGLKYTRAISDPEFNTGTVETDKELLRNLIAYYCVLEGIFFYCGFTQILSMGRRNKMTGVAEQFQYILRDESMHLNFGIDVINQIKIENPHLWDAEMKEEASQMILQGTQLEIEYARDTMPRGVLGMNAAMMEDYLKFIANRRLSQIGLKEEYPGTTNPFPWMSEIMDLKKEKNFFETRVIEYQTGGALSWD
- a CDS encoding DUF6339 family protein, translating into MASEKLKYLSESSLYELRSAVVKNLELYRSESFSDISSSNGWSISSDSVFVDSDRLSSLSGGQGASSDFESSITVYKSLQGMTPALAMEERVWVRFAHLECLKYARERWPLKGSDEEQVDHILKHFFAKGRTGVRDDNAVSRLWWNMHIANIADPEDPEGALKLILKNADVRMALVERPNTAARVPIIRALMRAIRSNQWITSTGRAFQKFMVEVNRDAGGVLFEVLPDTVIDSVMLRCAERAQRNLESN
- a CDS encoding very short patch repair endonuclease → MNDLVSVATRSRMMSSIKGKHTKPELVVRRFLHKSGFRFRLHRKDLPGKPDIVLPKYRLVIFVHGCFWHLHAGCFYSTIPASREDFWRTKLEGNALRDVSHVSELLGSGWRVLVIWECGLKHSISKFGELLEFIRAEDGFFEWPALPPRSKLD
- a CDS encoding MvaI/BcnI family restriction endonuclease: MYKASLKLSWIDIESDAPPSPAPGAQLIFYPRYPEVRLSGFLRGSALAPSKLMQPPTPEQRALRGQSQRCLVFGICADNTILAYSGVWDGKLARDANARIECGKISRVASVFYELEQPIQEGRILLLEKLSEIYRGGFVRSGRLSPAGEVIEYHAKNGAGYTLERMFGIVPNGRSEPDFHDWELKSHRSGAVTLMTPEPDSGTYKADLGKFLKEYGSCTESRRDFTGRHLIGVLNERSGLTFRMEGYDPEKNEVVDPDGGLIMRNLQGDVALGWTFNKILTHWSRKHAQTAYVSYKVVAKDVNYYRFGPEILLCSGADLKLFLHAMYENKVYHDPGINMKLVDGEWKPKKRNQFRVGWKGIDSLYEISERVLLTDL
- the dcm gene encoding DNA (cytosine-5-)-methyltransferase → MNLFETASFESLSETTSDSYEPDTHPVTDLALLHKLLEIYDQGQLAEILNDVSPSHWCRETINRWIKGKASPKLSHIEFTRLKDLLPKRLNHKPSFTFIDLFAGIGGIRKGFEAIGGECLFTSEWNKYAVKTYKANHFCDPARHRFNLDIRSVTLSDKPEISDEEAYKNIDREIPDHDVLLAGFPCQPFSLAGVSKKNSLGRKHGFECETQGTLFFDVARIIAAKRPAAFLLENVKNLKSHDKGNTFRIICEALDELGYEVADVNAPKGSDPKVIDAKHFVPQHRERIVLVGFRRDLNVHQGFTLSDISKLIPKHRPSFGDLLDKDVDEKYILTPKLWDYLYRYAEKHREKGNGFGFGLTRPNDVARTLSARYHKDGSEILVDRGFVDTLDFNSELNQLNRPRRLTPHECSRLMGFDKPGESKFVIPVSDTQAYRQFGNSVAVPVFEAVATLMKDRILAAKAKISDAEQPQLEIALAN
- a CDS encoding Bro-N domain-containing protein, producing the protein MSEPLLPTRFTRNKTHLHALLVENQAWFCVHELGRLMGKYLDERQLRKLDADQRQMMCVETYGEPGEHLMVSESGVYALLIYHYCPEYRQLREWVTHQVVPALRDARPTRSVERPILSVLSWPKMSLSTLHWQDEPWIRLRDMPCLLAEDPFNRQESWWRKASRMLRSY
- a CDS encoding helix-turn-helix domain-containing protein, whose translation is MASSAMNLILERIALFQFTPTHCAQAREILGWSVEQLSREAGVSVDDIQRFEAQQDVADAARLALTYRFEAQGLVFFPGFAPGRSTSIKGTTAESVERGNYAMAD
- a CDS encoding XRE family transcriptional regulator, producing the protein MEESTGNVYQDLGVGDAYEMQTKAEAVMKLAALMETAQMSGIEAAEKLEISLEKLEGMLRGRFRDIPSATISKYLNQISVKEA